TTCAGCTCCCCCAACAAAAGTTTTCCCGTACGCCGTTGGTGAGCGGAGTTTTAAAAGATCATAAGTGCCTCTCCAAAATGTGAGGAAGGCGCAATCGAGCGCCACCGTAGCCTTGTTCCAGTGGACTTCTCAAACATAAAGGATGCTATTTATTGAGTGATTACTTGAAAAGAGGATAATAGTCTAGTTTGTTTCGTTCATGACGGGGGAAGATGAATTCGGATTCAATTCACACAACATCTAAAtaatgttgaatagttaatttattatgattCGCGTAAgtcttaggaatttgctggtacgtgatgcgttcaggGTGGTCCCTCTTAAATTGGCCATGTctggttttttggtttgtcttttctgcgtggtcctccttgagtgtagcccgtctagtaatattcctctatgatccaaagtccgatagagtgACAAAACATTGTTGTAAATAAGTGTGTAAAACTAATAGTTAAGAGTTGTTGcagttaagactagaggtaagacaagagttgttgtaagttgaagcaaacgcgaaatacaagtgatatcagtactaCAGTGCCGgtgttgcttttgaagtaattcagagtcccgatACCTCTCGCTATAGCGGCTAGTCCAACAATAAACATGCCATGATTTCCCTCGTGGAAGAACAACATTCGGGAACTTTTTATTATGTCATACATATCAATAATTACACAGGTATCCCACTACATATAATGAGATCATCCGAACACCCCCACTTGATCTTACTCATATGTCCTAAAATTACATCCACATATTATTACACTAAGTGAAGTTGACCTAAGTTATGTTGTCTCTTAAATGGAtagaataataacaatatgAAGTTATGCTTGCATATTACTTGCATACTTATGTCTTAAGAACCAAAAATATAATTTCTAAACGTTTGCAACTTAAATTTAGTAACTGGTTTGGTCATGACAGCTACCATGTTGGCAGTGGGACAATACTTAATGATTATCTTGCCTGCATTCTGCGCGCTACGAATGAAATGGTATCGAATATCAATATGTTtcgacaggagccgatgagcaggagcttgcaactcccattctaagcctatgtcacggtatttttacagactggtctatttttagtacaccctttcttttgtgaaagaatggcagttccggtccagtaacgctGTGACGTCagttagtgtcttgtgattggttatggcactcccatgggagtctcattcaaagtaggtTCGATTTAAAGATAAatcagtctatgaaaacgccgtgacagaaatatagtggagttgcatgctcctggtcataggctcctggtttcGACCTTTGGTGATTGACTGGGTTCTTGGACAAGGCGATTGTACCTCGGTTGtcctcaaaaatcaaaacaaggCCACTTACCTCACCAATGTCCTTTATCATTTGAGTGAGATATATATCTTCTTGGACTGCTGCTGCCAGAGAAATATACTCAGCTTCACATGATGACAGAGCCACTGTTGGTTGTTTCCTTGATTTCCAAGAAATAAGAGGACCGGTTCTGTTCAAACTAAAACAATACCCCCTGATACTGCGTCTGTCATCTGTGGATGATACCCAATCAGCATCACTGTAGCCTATCAGTCTACGACCATCATCACACTTTCTATAGCACAATTCAAAATCAAGAGTCCCCTTCAAGTATCGCAACGCATGTTTTAAAGCTATCCAGTGTCCAATCATGGGAGCAACCAGGAACTGTGACAACTTAATACCAAGCCAGCATATGTATGGTCTAGTGCATGTCATAGGATACACCAAACTACCCACTGCTTCACGGTATCGTCTAGGATCCACAAGGGTTTCACCATCAAACTCAACCTTCTGTTCTGAAGGTGTAGACCTTGGCTTACAATTAGACGTCTCAAATCTCTCAAGCACCTTAGTGATGTACCCTTTTTGATTCATCTTTACAAACCATCTCCTTGTTCAAAATGAATACCCAAAAAGTATGAAAGTCTTCCCAGATCTTTCATATGAAACCTCTCCTTCAGCACTCCTTTAGCTTCAGACATTAGCAACATGTTGCTGCTATAATTAAGTCGTCTACCCAGATAAGCATACAAACAAATCCACTTCCAACATGTTTGGTATACACACAATTGTCAACAGGGCTTTGAACATAACTGTTCTCCAACAAAAAACAGTCTAGTACATGGTTCCAATTTCTACCCGACTGCCTTAGGCCTTACAAAGACTTGTTCAATTTATACACAAGTCTCCATCCACTCCCTGAGGGAACTTCAAAGCCTTCAGCTTGATCCATATAAATCCTACAATCAATAGGGGCATTGAGATATGCAGTTTTCACATCCATTTGGTGCAAAACCAAGTTGTGCTGTGCTGCCATTTGCATTAGCACACGCAATTATGTGAGATTAGCAGTTGGTGCAAAGGTTTCTTGAGAAAACAATACCTATCACTTGGCTGTAACCCTTGGCAACAAACCTAGCTTTGAATGTTTTAGCACCAGTGGAACTTTCTTTGATAGTGTACACCCAACGACCCCCCACTGCTTTTTTTCCCTCTGGCAAATCAGACAAAGTAAATGTGTTATTCTCAGTAAGGGAATTCATCTCTTCCTCCATCGCTGCCTTCCAATTGCTGGACTCAGTGGACTCCATGGCCCCCTGGTAAGTTTGAGGAAAAGCAGAAGATTTGTAACAGTAATCTACATTTGTTAGTACATGGTCATCATCTTCCATGTCTGTAACATAGTCACTTAGGTAGGCTGGGGGCCTTCTCGTTCTTCTAGAACGTCTCAAACCTTTATTGGGAGGCTGGCAAGTAGGACCGGTTTCACTCTCAGTTTGGGGTTGTTCAGCAAGACTATCCGGAACCTTTTCAGATCTGTCAACATCAGATACACTGCAAGGTGGTGGCAtgagatcatcatcatcatctggtAATGGTCTTTCTGTCTGGGTCTGTCGTTCCACAACTTTCCTAGTCGTAGGGAATTTCACCACCCTGTACTTCATAACCTTACCTGTCTCTGGGATATACACCAGATAGGCGGGGCTCCCTTTAACTTACCCAAGAAAAATCCCCTTTGTGCATCTGGGATCTATTTTCTACTTATTCTGCCTATACGTGTAGCACTCTGATCCAAAGACTCTCATGTTTGACAAATTTGGCTTTTTGCCAGTGATAACAAAGTACGCTGTTTCTTTTAAGCGGTTGTTAAAGCACCTATTGCGTATGTACGCGGCAGTCATTACTACATAAGGTCAAAATTCTTTGCGCAAATTAGAATGCAAAAGCAAACACCTTCCCATTTCAAATAAGGTTCTCCAATGTCGCCCTGCTGTCCCATTTTGGTGGGGAAAAAAGGGTGCGGACATTTCATGCtttatcttatttttttccagCAGAGACTTGAACTTCTGAGAAATAAATTCACCACCATTATCTGACCTAATACATTTGACCTCACCGTATGGAGCTGTGTCTGCCAAAAATTTTTGAGTTGCATCT
The nucleotide sequence above comes from Acropora muricata isolate sample 2 chromosome 12, ASM3666990v1, whole genome shotgun sequence. Encoded proteins:
- the LOC136893624 gene encoding uncharacterized protein produces the protein MNQKGYITKVLERFETSNCKPRSTPSEQKVEFDGETLVDPRRYREAVGSLVYPMTCTRPYICWLGIKLSQFLVAPMIGHWIALKHALRYLKGTLDFELCYRKCDDGRRLIGYSDADWVSSTDDRRSIRGYCFSLNRTGPLISWKSRKQPTVALSSCEAEYISLAAAVQEDIYLTQMIKDIGEVSGLVLIFEDNRGTIALSKNPVNHQRSKPGAYDQEHATPLYFCHGVFID